From a single Bryobacter aggregatus MPL3 genomic region:
- a CDS encoding diguanylate cyclase produces the protein MKVLIADDSLVSRHMLEATVKKWGYEPIVACDGKEAWDLLQKEGAPQLAILDWVMPLLTGPEVCKLVRQQQRETYTYMLLLTSKNQREDLIEGMDAGADDYITKPFNHHELQVRLRAGRRIVELQAELLETQAKLRDQATHDALTKVYNRHSIFEVLERELRRGERDQMPIGVALLDIDFFKSVNDTYGHIAGDTVLTEAARRIKASIRSYDSIGRYGGEEFLIILPGCDEACTRSQSDRIRRALASEPMPISEDAHPDTSLALTASFGSTTALPGIRATPESLLRVADECLYEAKRAGRNRIVFRSLSSEAGAPAGV, from the coding sequence ATGAAGGTACTCATTGCCGATGACAGCCTAGTCAGTCGGCATATGTTGGAAGCCACTGTGAAGAAATGGGGTTACGAGCCAATCGTTGCTTGTGACGGAAAAGAGGCTTGGGATCTTCTTCAAAAAGAAGGCGCTCCGCAACTTGCGATTCTAGATTGGGTGATGCCTCTGCTCACCGGGCCGGAGGTGTGTAAACTCGTGCGCCAACAGCAGCGCGAGACCTACACCTATATGCTTCTGCTTACGAGCAAGAATCAGCGGGAAGACCTGATTGAAGGCATGGATGCCGGCGCCGACGACTATATTACTAAGCCCTTTAATCATCATGAGTTGCAGGTACGGTTGCGTGCGGGGAGACGCATTGTGGAACTCCAGGCGGAACTGCTTGAAACACAAGCAAAATTGCGCGACCAGGCAACCCACGATGCGCTGACAAAGGTTTATAACAGGCATTCTATTTTCGAGGTGCTCGAGCGGGAATTACGGCGCGGAGAGCGCGATCAAATGCCGATTGGTGTCGCCCTGCTCGATATTGATTTTTTTAAGTCGGTGAATGATACCTATGGGCATATTGCGGGAGATACCGTTTTAACCGAGGCTGCCAGACGCATTAAAGCTTCAATCCGGTCTTATGACTCGATTGGGCGCTATGGGGGTGAGGAGTTTCTCATTATCCTGCCGGGCTGTGATGAGGCCTGCACGCGGAGCCAGTCAGATCGCATTCGCCGTGCCTTGGCAAGCGAGCCGATGCCGATCTCTGAAGATGCGCATCCCGATACTTCGCTTGCCTTGACCGCAAGTTTTGGCAGCACGACTGCGCTCCCAGGGATCCGGGCAACCCCTGAATCCTTATTGCGCGTGGCGGATGAGTGTCTCTATGAGGCAAAGCGCGCCGGGCGCAACCGGATCGTATTTCGATCTCTGAGTAGTGAGGCTGGGGCTCCGGCGGGGGTTTAG